AAAACAAGGAAAGGTTTGGCACAGAGAGCACAGCCAGTGTCctacttgttgtttttgttgtcaaaggtttttttttttttttagtttgctgGAGACGTCAAGGGTGTGACAGCAGGGCCAACAGTTCACATCTCAGCGGGGAGCGGAGAGGCTGACAAACAGTGTCATATCTTCTAACACGTCACTGGTTACTCACTTATCTCGCCACAGCCCACAGCAGAAGTTCCAAGTCTGAAATATTGTGGGCTTGTGTCGCATAgttaatcaaacacacacacatatcgaAAGCGAAAATTGAAAACGATGATGGCTGACAAATCAAAGGAAACACCCGGataaatcaaaatgaacaacAGATGCTTCCTGACAGGAACAGTTTGAGGTGAATCATGTGCTGCAGTCATCAGATCACGACCCTGTACAAAAGAAGATAAAGATGAACTCAATTTGTTTTGGAAGAATGAGCCGGGATTTTGAGGTATTTGCTGATgatttagataaaaaaaagattgagatGTTGAAGAGAGAGCCAGGAGACGTTTGCTAAGCTTCGCTCAGCTGTAAATTATCCCTCAGTACActtgtcatgaacggggaaattagatatagagatcaaaactgttttttgtaccaggctgtaaacatgtttatttctgctgtgaagttggacatttgaacatggagacttatggagactgactcaagtggacatttgagtaactgcagtttttgcactTCCACATTGACTTCACTTAAGTCACAGAGGGTGTCGCTTGGCTGTAACAGGCATATTTCTGAACTTTGGACAGAGGGAGgttagctgtttccagtctttacgcTAAGCTTAGTTTCCAAAATTTGGAACCATTCCTTAAATATTTTtctggccttttatgatagtacagctgaagatagacaggaagcagagagagggggagtgacacgcagtaaatggccgtctgatgcgggattcgaaccggggccagctgcagcgacgactgaagcctctacacacggggcggccgcttaactaCGCTACTGACCGCCCCTTCCTTAAATATTTTTACTCATTTTGTTGTTAATTATCTGCTGTTAGATGGTTCGCTTAGCTTGGCATTACGGGTTGAAGCCGCAGAAACCAACCAAAGCCAAAGCCAACCATCTCTGACCAGTCATTTATGTCTTTCCAAACTCAAGTAGTTATGTTAGCATCAAATAAACGTCAACATGGTTGTCTGTTCCTCGTAAAACATGGCTCAGAGTTAAAACGTTTTTATTGTAAAGCAGCTTGAAAAGCTTCCTCCACATCcatgaatctaatctaatctttgaTGAGTTCACCTCCATCAATCCAGCTGAGCCGGAGACAGGACCCAGATCTTGTTTTCAGGTCAGCGGGGTCACCGCAGAGGGCTTTCAGGTCACTCCGGGGTGTTTTATGGAAAACGTCAAGTTGTCTCCGGGTTAACAGATAAACACACCGCCTCTCCTGTGGATTGCATGCATGGCACCACCAATTTACATACCGAGAAGTTTGATCAACAGCAGGCTGAGCTTCAGTGTGTGAGgctgaactcttttttttttctttttgaaactGGCTGAAGTTAACTTCTGGCTGAACTACAAAGCCGACACGGAGCGTGCTCAACCAAAGCTGCTTGCTAGCAGACGTCGGGGTCAGACAGAGTGTGTTTCAGGTTAAAGACAGGCCTAGAAATGTCTGCCAGGTagaggaaaatgtgtttgtctgtgaaacGAAGGCTTAAGAGCGATAATCCTCCAGATTTTTCCATGGATTCTTCCACAGATGTGTGTAAGATGTTATCGCAGGCTCCTTATTTTATGCTGTCATTTCTATTTCTGGAAGCTGTTGTGTAGATTTGGTCTGATGAATTTGTTATGCAGTTTTCCTGCTGACATTCTGACCTCGTTTGGTGTAGTTATTATCAGTTACAATAAGAGGCAAGTGTGTGAATAgattgtgtttgtgagtgacaaagacaaaggaagagagagatttattttgttttttgggaggaggaggtgtttcATTCAGAAAGGGGCTGGAGTTGACGCCACTACCTCACAGACAGACCACGGTTTGAGAGGTTTAATGAAGCGTGTACACGtcagactgacagctgtcacctccagaagttctctgatcGTACTGCCATTGTCGGATGTGTATCAGACGGGAACGAGCAGGAGTACGGGGGCGGTGGTACAACCTCAATCATCTTCACATGAAGGAGATGTGGGTGGGAGTGGGAGTGGGAGTGTACAGAGGGTgttcaacaacaaactggactggtcaAAAAGGGTCAAAGTACCTCAACAAACTCAACAAACTGTCCGTCAAGATCCAGGACTGACcccatgaacaactcctctcacctccctgCACGacactgtggaggccttaaacagctccttcagcaacagactgctgctcccaccatgtaagaaggagatctaccacaggtccttcatcccaacagctgccagactctttaacaccagcacgACTTCACGACTTTCTTCtctatatttcttatttatgaagTAATTTCTTATCACGAGCTGCTGCGACTGTCAATCTCCCCGCTGTcggatcattaaagtctgtttcATTTTACCTTATTTGTCGACTGGGACCAGATTATCGATCATCTTTACTTGCACATCTTTATTTATTGCACCTTCAACACCCAAACAAGCAAGAGCCTAAATACAACATAACTCCTTTCGAGCTGAAACTGCTCCCCTCCTCTCAGCCTCGTCGTGTAATTTGAGAGTTGAGCCGCTGAAACCCGAGGAGGTGCGAGGGGGGAGCAGGGAGATTAGTCCAGGTACTGGTCAATGTTTAGAGGATGAAAGTCAAAGCGTCGGGTTGCACTGACACTCATTGTCTGGCTGCAGGTGATAGCATCGCATTAGTAAACAGGCTGTTGTCCTACAAACTGATTCAGCCTCGGAAAACGAGGTTTCATCGAACATTTTTAAAGCTCAGCTGCTCTCGTGGCTCCACATTGTCGCTGTGATGGAAACCTCATTAGTTACGTTTGTCTGAGACCGCGGCGTTCACCTTAATGATCCCAACTTAGCGTATCACCATAAAAATGCCAGAGTGGAAATTTAAAGGTCTCCTTACCAATAGTCGTTGAGCGCAGCGGGCCGCCCTGTTCTGCTGAAGTTGCTTTTCCGTTACAGCTGTTAGCGTACACGCTATTTGAATCCTGTACCTCATTTATCAGGAACAGTAGCCGGGTGATCACATGATGTTTGAGCCATTACAAACCATTACACAGCGGGTCACAAAAATGACCTCCTATGTCCTTTCCTAagcacttttccttgacctcggTGGAAAATATCATGAGGTCGAGGAAAGACGTGAAGGAGAAATCAGGAGAACACGATTGCACTAGACTCTGTAACTTTATGACGCCGGATGTTATTGACGCgctctgtggtaaaactacaaacttcagaagatggactacaaacgTGCATCTGAAATACTTCCTGTAGTGTCtatacgtttttttttattgtgttgtttcaaatttgaacaacaacagacgctgcaggagatgaagaggaacgAGCCACAaacagttcattcattcattcataagaatgccgtctgtctgtctgttaacagaCTGCAGTCTCTACTGATAAACTACAGACTCCATGATCAACACGTCATCACGTCTGTCCATAGTCACTCTCTCTACTGCAGCCTGAAATCTTAATGGTGTGTGGGACGacattatctcctttcctttcttaaAGGATGGTCCGGTGTGTCCTATACTGCTAAAGGAGATGAGAAAGGAAGCACcgaagctcctttccttaacatttagagaattcaaacagctcctATCACAACTGCTACGTTAATACTTCCAGGTCGTTTAAGGAGAAGCCTGTGGGTTGACGTAGGCTGTCATTGAAGGGTTAAAAAGGCCTGGAAAATAATTCAAGGCTCCACATATActctctcttcttgttgtttttgtctgaccTGGTCcgtctctcttgtctctctctcttgacaGCGGTGTCTAACCTGGATGTGGAGAGTAAGCTGACAGCACATTATCAAGCTCCCTGGCACCAGCAGAGGAACATCTTCCACCCCTCCACACGGCCAGCATGTGTAGAAGAGCTCCACAGGCAAGCCAGCATCAGCCTGTGGGCCGTGCACCGAGGTGAGCCCCCCGCCTCAGCCAGTGTGACCACTACAGAGTCGactttcactctgtctctgtcctgtcacCTCTGATATATGTGAACCATGAAGGGCTGCAGCTTCTTGTTAGAACCCTTGTGGTGTTGttctgccctctagtggacaCATTTCATCCCTACACTCATAATATTCTTATCTTTAGTTACATAAGACTTCATTTATCTCCAGTATTTGTTCAGGCGATGGTTTGTGTGGTTGATTGTATTGTATGTAACAGGAAACAGTCCAGTATAACACCATTAACTATGATAAGTTGAACCACTCTGACTCAGTGACTCACTGTCGGCCTGTATCAACAGTCCAACCTCTTTATTTATACTCTGGGTTTACTTGTTCCTCCAATCTTTAGTTCATCTTAAAACAATACCCACATATACAGCAGAGAGTATAACatgaatagaaacaaaatgtgatgatgtgcaaaacactgaaactccaacattcaattttaaaaaagcacaaaaacaactttgcaGATGTTCAATCTGagaaatttgattgttttttggaaaatgatgtgtccattttgaatttgttgtGAAACACTGAGGGAAAACAGCTGTCGTAACGCCTCACAATGAATCAGGTGAACTGGCAACgactgagacagagaaaagagcatCCAGAGAGTCGTTGTGAAGTAAAGACGAGGAGCAGTCGCTCTGGGAAAGACTGAAACTATTTCAAAAACCACAAAGAATTTGTGGATTTCATCGCCTGCAGTCGATAAAatcattcaaagattcagaaGTGATCTCTGCGCACAAGAGACAAGgcccaaaacaaacagtggatgGCCGTGATCTTCAGACCTTCATCCGGCGTGAGCTGAGCAAcatccaaaaaaacattttctgtcagtgtctTCAGCGTTTTTCATTATTCTTGTTGCAGATGCCCAGAGGAGACGATCGGGCAGCAGGGAGCGGAGAGTAACCATCTCGATCTCGGCGTTGCCCCCGATGCCCTTGTACCCCTCCCCACACATCAACCAGAGGCAAGACAAGAAGGGCATCAATCTGACAACGGTGAGGCGACAGACATTGTGTTCTCGTTAGATCATAACAGCCTTTCTTCGACATGTTCTATGATTTTAGGAAGAGGAGCTCATAGTTCTCTGTCAAGCGACCCGACCGCGGATAAGAAGAAAATGGAACAAACTATTACATTTACCTATGAAGCATGTCATTGAATCCACTTTAGATcatagttttaatatatatttttaaaatgtgcatgattccaagtgtttttattcattagaGATGCATCACGTTGTTGCCGTGCACGGATTTATTCATGTACTTTTGAAGTGAAACATATTTTTCCCTCCAAGCAGCCAGAGAGACTCGTTAGAGACGCGACAACTCAGTTAGCACAAACTCAGGTAAAGAGGGAAGCTGAACGTTTGTAAAGTGTCTCATGTGGTCTGTGCAGagcatgtttgtttaaatatcaTCGGCCCTGACGTTATATTTACGTTTGATAAACGTTCGGGAAACGTTTTTTCAACCTGCCCCTCAGTCAGATATGTTTTACAGTCCACATTTTCCACCTCACCGAGTTTATTGTTGTCTTCtcgtgtgtatgtttgtgttttaatatctccatgttcatttttgtcatttgtttttctcgtcctgttttgtttgtttgttttgtttttttgtcctgtaaTTCAGTTCGAATCCACCCGCTCGTCCTCCCCCACCGAATGTTGCCGCTTCTCCCCCTGGAGCAGAAAGGTAGtggtccctccctccctccttccatccatcctgaCTCCTGTGTGCTCCTTCTCCTAACACTTTATTTCACAACTCCTcacctgttgtttgtttgactccTTCTAATTAACATAATGAAACTCTTTTCAAATGCATGGACACTTAAcgcagctctcctcctcctcctcctcctcctcctctgacatGAAACTGCAGGAGAACGACGATGTGTTAAAGTTTCATCCCCGCTGACTGACACGTCATACATTTACACACTCGGCCagacagttgttgttgttgttggagttcACGTGAAGGGCCTCGACTTTAGAGCGTGCAGTAtgtgaggaatgtgtgtgtgtgtgtgtgtgtgtgtgtgtgtgtgtgtgtgagggccaCAGTCACAGCCGCCCAGCCTGCCAGGGTTTCTCTTAATGATAGGGTCGACTTCTGGAAGCTTGCGCCTGTGATTACCCATGATCCCTCCGTGCTGCGGTTTCTCCGCTGCACCCATCCCTGAAGAGAGCCGACAGCCtcgtgtttctctctctctctctgagctgttTTTTCACCAAATATATCGTGCCCGATGCCCGCCGTGAGAAAGAAACGAGCCCGAGGACAGGAGCAAACACCAAACACTGccactcctttttttcccttcctctctcttctttctcatcCTGTCCACTCTTCTTCACTCTTTCCTCTCAGACTCTCCTAAAACTGTCGTCTCGAAACACAAATCAGCTGCTctccttttgatttttttttcgcCCCCTCTTTACTAGTTGGGAGAAGTTTCCAAGGAAACCGGTTTTTCTTTTGTGGCCGGGGGTTTTTTGTCGGGGTCTCATTGGTCTGCTGGGAACAGAGAGCACAAAGAGCTGTGCTTTAAATGGGGGTGGGAGGTTGCCGGGTTGTGGAGGTGGGAACCAGTCCGGCCTGAGAATCTCTCCCAGTTTCACATGTAGGAATCTCAAGGTAAGAACTTAATCTTAATTTAGCATGGAGGCTTAAGTAATCTGCAGTGTTTTAAGTTTCTGAGGAGGCccgtggaaagaaaaaaaaaagaaaaaaggatgtGGAGTTATGGAGTATGAAGTCAGCGGGGAGGACTGAGCTGTGATTGATACTGAGGCTGCCGTCCGGAGGAATGCTCAATCCTCAAATATTTCCGGAGTGTCGTTATTATGCAGGAGAGCGGCTTCTAGGTGCCGCAGATTGTCAGAGCGTGAGCTAAGAGTTTCCAAACCAGTGTGTTGTGACTGGAAATGACTGTTTGTCCCGTCCTGTGCAAGTAGCTGAATTACTATTTATCACGACATGTGCTGCTCACTGTGCACCAGACGTTTTAttggtttgacattttagcaCGCCTGGAGACAGTCAGGTGGTCATTGTGGGAATGTCCTGATTTTAACACGTTTTCATGCATGATTCTTGTgctttttattctctttctctAAAGCATGCTCTTTAGTTTCATTACTTATTGAAGTCTTTGCACTCCAACATGAAACTCAGCTCCTGAAAGGGCATGTGTATTGATTTTCCTTCCTTCAGATATCGGTGTAATCCCTGACTTTAATCTCTCTACACATCCCCTTTCTGAAGCCGACTCATGACTCTTAACTCTGCCGTAACATCTCTCACGTAATACCCGCCCTAACCTCGACAACCTAACCATGCAAATATCCATCTGTTGCAGGCTGCGCCCTTTGACCCCGACACTGACGGGGTGGCTCTAGGTCACCGGTCTAAGTTTCCCATCCCTAACACCCCCTCCACCCTGGACAAGCAGACTAACTGGTCTAAAGCTCTGCCGCTGCCCACCCCAGAGGAAAGAATGAAAAGCAGTTCCCAAGTCATCAACTCATGTGTCATTCCCATTAATGTGACTggtaaattttttttaaagcattcactgttttttttaatgtctgaatCTGTTTTGTTGTGACGCGACTGAGCGGTGGTGTACATTATCCTTGTTAAAGGAATAGTACGACTTTCTGAAGGAACAGAAGActgatttgctttctttctctcagttaGATGAGAAGTTAAATGTATGGCTACAGAcacgtagcttagcataaagactgaaagcaggtGAAAACAACTAGCCTACCTACAAGCACCTCTTAAATTTAGTGTATTGTCACTGGCTCAAAaaccaaactgtaaaaacaatttGTAAGTTTTTATAACTTTCTTTTAAACCTGTACTtgacagagctaggctagctgtttccctaTATATTCCAGGtttaatgctaagctacgctaactgCACCCTGCCATAGCTTCATGTTTAGCACATGAGAGgctgagagtaaaaaaaaaaaagcgtatttctaaaatgtcaaagtattcTTCAAACATTTACTGCCTGAAGATGctaagcttagcttagcttagcttagcataaagactggaagcaggtgAAAACAACTAGCCTACCTACGAGCATCTTAAATTTAGTGTATTGTCATTGGCTCAAAGACAGAAGGgtaaaaaaacaatctgtggTTTTCAAGAAGTTTTTAAAACTCTCCTTTAAACCTCTGCTtgacagagctaggctagctgttagctgttttctttgttttaagcTGAGCTAACACGTCACTGAGCCGTAGCTTCATAATTATCACACAGcgtctaactctctgcaagaaagtgtATTTCTCACAATGTGAAGGAGATACTTCACTaagacagagctaggctagctgtttctttatttttctgggATTGATGCTTtcccatgtgtttttattgggcatttataacacaaacagaacacatacacagaaacagcagaaacaacatAACAGGTTGACAAAAAacctccccccaccccctgaAGAAGACCCGCATGGAAAATATTACGCTATACATATAGGAATACGAATTTTAAGTTGGATTTGTATTAGCAAGGTTGTAAAAGGGGTTGCCAAGTCGCGTCAAAATGTTTTCTAGAACATATCTTATTATCTTGTTCTTTCCAGATGGAGTGTATTCGTTAATTCTTCTAGCCACATCTTAGATGTTGGTGTGTTTACACTCTGCCATCACGTAAGAATCATTTTCTTCGCTATAATAAGaccatatgaaataaatatgcttcatttttttaaaggtttcagaCACCCCAAGAATAATAAGTAACGGTTCTGGCTTTATCACAAACCTCATAACCTCGgacattatatttaaaaaaacaccagaccagaaaaagaacattttgggGCCTGGGattgatgctaagctaagcttacTGCACCCGGCCATAGCTTCATTATAGCGCACAGACTTAGAGCGGTGTTGTTTAAGACAAAATGAGTCAGTGTTGTCTTTAGACCGCACACACGTCCGCTCTCATTGCTGAGTCTTGGTTCGTTAACACCGTAAAACTGTTGTTTACtttccaaacattttttcttaaatagGAAATAGCTCATTTTATTATAAAACCTCATCATAATCAGAGAATCATTCCCAATGTGCGAGTCATGCTTTGCGCCCGGGTTAACTTTCTTCCTCATGCTTCGACGCTTTGTGCATGTGACTGCGAGGCGAGATGCCGTGACACGAATGCTGATTAGTGCCGTCCAAATTGTTGAAAGGGCCTGCCCGGTGTTATTtactctctctcgctcacatTGTGAAGAGTCGTACGCCAAAAACACCGACTGAGTCAGAGACAGttaaagagagacagggaggggggagaaaatgCACATTGTAAGCAAAGTCCAGCAATCGCTATGGTGCTGAAAGGCCTGACCTGCTATCACATGATAGTCATAACGCACAGTGAGGGAGaggcaggaaaacaacaaacactgaggCAGGAAGTCGATTTTCCTCTTGGGTTTAGTTTGAATCACCGTAAAGGTCAAACACAGtttactttctttattttactcaCACATTAAATCAACTTTCTCACTCCCAGTTTATCCAACTGTAGACGACTCACTGCTATTTTTATCTAATTCAGCTCGTCctcacagatttttatttatagatatatGTTTTATCTCCACGAGTCGTGAGTGAGAGTactagaagaagaaggagtCGCTTGCAGTTGCCTCTAAACAAAGATTCCTCAGATGTCCCGTCTCCGTTGCAGGGGTTGGCTTTGACAGAGATGCTAGTGTGCGCTGCTCGCTCGTCCACTCGCAGTCTGTgcttcagaggaggaggaagctgaggaGACGCAGGACTGTCGCCGGCGTTCCCAGACAGGTGCAGCAGGATTTAGGTATGTAAACCTGCGCTGACTCCTCGGACATTCAAACACATGTAGTGTCTGCTGATGAAGTAAATTAAAGGTTTATGTTGGTAAGTGAAGGTCGTGATTGTGAGATTTTTCCATCGTAGAGACAATGTGGTTAAAAATAATCCAACATTTAGTGTTTAATGTGATGTGTTAAAGTCTACGTCAGTGTACtacagaagaaaaactgaaagatcCGTGTGGTGTAATATGTCCACATTAACATGAAAGGaaacatattttcagtcatagtttttaaagatatttttggctCATTTTATGCACAGACGacagcagagagatgaaagTTCCCAGTCGGGCTTGAATCGTAGATGTTGTGACCACAAAGAAAAGtctctttatgtgtttgtgtcatgacGAGAAAGCTGTGAAGATCACTGAAGTGTCCTCGTCTTCTTTTCTCCTCGCAGACTCTGATGACTCTCCCGGCTCCAGAGAGCGCACGGTGATCGTACATGCCGGTCCTGACATCACTCCCTCCAGTGACGATCTGAACAGTCATCTCAGCACCAGAGACTCAGGTTGTCAGACGGAAGACTTTTTGATCTCAGGAGCGCCGTCTCGGAGGAGGATCAGAGCCCAGAGAGGTCAGGGagtctccctctccctctctcactctgcagGCAACATCTCGTGCCTGCCGGACAGCTCCGACGCCATGTTCAACACCTCTGTGGGCGCACGGTTTCGCTCTCGGAGTCTTCCCCGAGACGGGAACAGGATGTTAGACAACGGGCACAACGACAGCGACGACGACGAGGTGGAGCTTTCTCCCTTCGACGCTGAGGACTTCCTGCCTGGACCTGGGGAGTTGATGCTGAAGGATGAGGAGAGCACGGACGACCAGGCCATGTCCGAACACCAGCTGGGCCTGAAGTACAAGCAGCTCTCGGAGAGTCCGGAGCGTAGCTGGATGGAGAGGACCAGATCTCAGCTGCCGAGGAAGGCCGACATGGGCAGCTGTGAGATCTCGTCCAGTTCGGACACCTTCAGTAGCCCCGTCCATTCTGTCTCAGTCGCCGGGGTGCTCGGAGGCCAGATGGACCACAAGGACGACCACCAGTCCTCGAGTGGGAACTGGAGCGGCAGCAGCTCCACCTGCCCCTCGCAGACCTCAGAAACAATCCCCCCAGCGGCCTCTCCGCCGCTGACGGGCTCCTCGCACTGTGACTCCGAGCTCTCTCTGAACACTGCCACTCACGCCAACGATGACCAGACGGGCTTCATGCTGGACCACTACCAGGGCCTCAGGACCCAGCGGGCgggctccttctcctccacagcTATGGACATATTAGAGGAAGCAGGGGTCAGCACTCCCATCGAGGGGGAGTGGAGTTACCCCCATCCGGACCCTCCGCGCCCGCAGGACTTCAGCCCTGAGCCGAGCAGGGAGGCTGAGAGCAGCCTGGGCTGCCCCAGCTTCACCAGCATGGCGACCTGCGAGAGCAGCTTCTCCGACAAACCTCCGTCGGAGAAAGCCGACACCGTCTCGCACTACTCCGTAGACACTGAAGGCTACTACACCTCCATGCACTTTGACTGCGGTCTGAAAGGCAGCAAAAGCTTCACTTATAACTATGCAGCACCGGGCTCCGACTGCGGCCTCTCTGACTTGAGTGGTCACATGACTCTGGGGAGACGCTGCCTCTCTTTAAGGAAGCCAAAGGCGAAGCCGTCTCCGCCTCAGAGGAGTTCATCCTTAAGAAAAATATGCAGCGATGGAAACAAGAAAGAACCAAAGATTTCCTGCGGGCAGCAGCTTCCAGCATCGTCCAAGGAGAGGAAGCTGCAGCTGGCTTTGTCGGGCTCTAACTCGTCACTGGTCAAAGAGCTTCATGCGGTCTGGGGGGTTGAGGACTCAGCCGATCTACCTGATTTAGGCGTGTTTAGCTCCACGGATGCACATTCGTTCAAAGACGAGGGGGTTGTTCAGTCGGACTACGCAGATCTGTGGCTCCTGAATGATTTAAAATCCAGCGATCCTTACAGATCTTTGTCGAACTCCAGCACGGCGACGGGCACGACTGTCATCGAGTGCATCAAGTCGCAGGAAAGCTCCGAGTCTCAGACGTCGGGCTCCAGAGCCACCACCCCCTCGCTTCCATCAGTGGACGGAGACTTCAAGCTGACATCTCCAGAGAAGCTGGCGGGCCTCGCCAGCCCATCCAGCGGCTACTCCAGCCAGTCGGAAACTCCCACCTCCACGTTCCCCTCCGCCTTCTTCCCTGGACCCCTGTCGCCATCCAGCGGCAAGAGGAAGCCCAAAGTCCCGGAGAGGAAGTCGTCTCTTTCGTCGCTGTCGCTGCAGTCGCTCTCCTGCAGGGATGGAGCCGCCTCCAAGAGAGACCTGGAGCTGCCAATCATCCCTCCATCACACCTCGACTTAAGTGCCCTTCATAGCGGTAACAAGGCTTCAGCCTACAGGACGCAGATTCAGATCctccaccaaaacaaacagagagcagCCAAACCTGCAGCGCCACCGAACTCGGAGGTGTTCAACGCCCGCCCTTTGGCCATCACGCCCACAGTGCTGCACTCAGTTCAGCTCCGATCCTTCAGCAAGGATCTCCAGGGATGCCGTGAGGACAAGACAACTTCCAGACACAAATGTCCCACTGTGAACTTAACCAGCACGCTCTCCACTAGTAAATCCTTGGAGCTCAAGAGTCCCCCGTTATACAACTCACATCACACATCCTCGAAGGGGTCGTGTGAGTCGATGTTTACCTCAAACGAAGAGCTCGCGGACGGAGAAGCAGCATGTCAGGCCGAGACGAGGAGCAACGAGGACAGAGAGGCTCCTTTAGAGAGCGCGACGGCATTCAAGCTGCAGGCAGAGTCGGACGTCACCGAGACGACCACGAGTCACGAAGGAGAGTCGGTAGAAACACTCGTCTGCTCCGGAGACGGCAGCTCGCAGTCTGAGCCTTTACAAGAGCGACAAACTGAGCCGgtggaagcagaagaagaagaagaagaagacaaagaagaagaagaagcaggtcCTCCTCACAGCTCACCCAAAAGATCCAACAGTCTCGATGAAGTGTCTGCCACTGACGGCCAATCGGTGACGCTGCAGGAGAGTTCAGTCATCACAGATGTGGAGGACGAGACATCAGGTGTCTCTCAGGACGGCAAAGAGGAGCCAACGACAGAGGCCGAGGATTACTTCAGTAAAGGTACATACTAACGAAAAGTAGACTAGAAAAGCGAGAGTCCATTTACCAACCTGTGATGCTGCTAAATTGTGATTGATGCTCAAAGCCCAGCACACTTCAAactacacagaaaacacatttctcatgtgaaatgtttaaaacGTTGAATAAAAAGTCCAGAAATGACTGAAACTGTTCAGATTTTTGCAGAAaacgctgtgtttgtgttttacatgaCTTGGGTTTGAGCTCCTTGAACTATTTTCTGGtcttttatagattttataaacatttaattgattCTTCTAGATACTGGAAACATTTGTGACCACACACAGTCAGTGCAGTGTATTAAAATGTGGACTCTCCATCAACAGACTCTCCACCC
Above is a window of Larimichthys crocea isolate SSNF chromosome XVII, L_crocea_2.0, whole genome shotgun sequence DNA encoding:
- the nhsa gene encoding Nance-Horan syndrome protein isoform X2 — encoded protein: MWLIWLGVAVLWIRQRGCERKRKLPRAVSNLDVESKLTAHYQAPWHQQRNIFHPSTRPACVEELHRQASISLWAVHRDAQRRRSGSRERRVTISISALPPMPLYPSPHINQRQDKKGINLTTFESTRSSSPTECCRFSPWSRKAAPFDPDTDGVALGHRSKFPIPNTPSTLDKQTNWSKALPLPTPEERMKSSSQVINSCVIPINVTGVGFDRDASVRCSLVHSQSVLQRRRKLRRRRTVAGVPRQVQQDLDSDDSPGSRERTVIVHAGPDITPSSDDLNSHLSTRDSGCQTEDFLISGAPSRRRIRAQRGQGVSLSLSHSAGNISCLPDSSDAMFNTSVGARFRSRSLPRDGNRMLDNGHNDSDDDEVELSPFDAEDFLPGPGELMLKDEESTDDQAMSEHQLGLKYKQLSESPERSWMERTRSQLPRKADMGSCEISSSSDTFSSPVHSVSVAGVLGGQMDHKDDHQSSSGNWSGSSSTCPSQTSETIPPAASPPLTGSSHCDSELSLNTATHANDDQTGFMLDHYQGLRTQRAGSFSSTAMDILEEAGVSTPIEGEWSYPHPDPPRPQDFSPEPSREAESSLGCPSFTSMATCESSFSDKPPSEKADTVSHYSVDTEGYYTSMHFDCGLKGSKSFTYNYAAPGSDCGLSDLSGHMTLGRRCLSLRKPKAKPSPPQRSSSLRKICSDGNKKEPKISCGQQLPASSKERKLQLALSGSNSSLVKELHAVWGVEDSADLPDLGVFSSTDAHSFKDEGVVQSDYADLWLLNDLKSSDPYRSLSNSSTATGTTVIECIKSQESSESQTSGSRATTPSLPSVDGDFKLTSPEKLAGLASPSSGYSSQSETPTSTFPSAFFPGPLSPSSGKRKPKVPERKSSLSSLSLQSLSCRDGAASKRDLELPIIPPSHLDLSALHSGNKASAYRTQIQILHQNKQRAAKPAAPPNSEVFNARPLAITPTVLHSVQLRSFSKDLQGCREDKTTSRHKCPTVNLTSTLSTSKSLELKSPPLYNSHHTSSKGSCESMFTSNEELADGEAACQAETRSNEDREAPLESATAFKLQAESDVTETTTSHEGESVETLVCSGDGSSQSEPLQERQTEPVEAEEEEEEDKEEEEAGPPHSSPKRSNSLDEVSATDGQSVTLQESSVITDVEDETSGVSQDGKEEPTTEAEDYFSKDSPPGDNASSAGSDESRPEDDAVFLSPTKTRTTEDLFAMIHRSKRKVLGRKDSTELGVRNRLSAASGNTPPSSAVSSPVPLMSPSSSSSSSSPSSPAVTPPGLQRVTGSIYRNAKKSSTSNEEFKLLLLKKGSRSDSSYRMSATEILKSPVAPKSPGDSLMESPRQPEEPAFPLQQQQQHPSGPDQPSSPYPKANSEGFSPKSFPTSASSRQGRSRIPPPANSSRYGMRSRLYSAPMQAISEGETENSDGSPHDDRSQDST